A part of Podarcis muralis chromosome 13, rPodMur119.hap1.1, whole genome shotgun sequence genomic DNA contains:
- the LOC114583258 gene encoding uncharacterized protein LOC114583258 isoform X2 codes for MEPLKEVEEEEEEEEEEEGILCMEPGRRVGDDDSPAAAPPQRGKGERPYPCGECGKAFSQWSKLVRHRRIHTGERPNTCADCGKSFTQSSHLVQHRRTHTGEKPYVCGDCGKAFSWSSNLAQHQRTHTGEKPYVCRECGKAFSQSTNLIKHQRSHTGEKPYRCPECPKSFYRSSDLIQHQITHTGERPFKCDECGKGFTQSANLVKHRKIHAGEKPFRCNDCGKTFIQSSELIQHQRTHSGEKPYQCQECGKRFGHGATLVKHQRLHMGVEPYRCADCGKTFGLSSALERHRRCHSESRPYACGECGQSFSLASNLTLHSRIHRGEKPYRCADCGKCFGMSSTLIRHQRIHTGEKPYACPDCGKAFVRSSHLTQHRRTHTGERPYHCEECGRRFSQSSNLITHQRIHMEERPHVCHGCGRRFAQEEELQCHQQQQDGKCSSKGGAREPEGLEETCGESHAPASHPESGATCAMCGPECKDAAGLMQHQKGHVPLVCNICGESFQDGAKLAQHQESHTSYICTECGRSFGDSGALACHQENHESWICGVCGQNCKDRLALVQHQEAHSLHICGACGESFVDSQALEEHEESGRCKEDSELLFGPGSPKTPVRGDSRESFAVGMALVPCKEGEASWGCLGRGEGCKDSSALEYHQQSHRRRPHACSKCGQPFADGAALSRHQMTHMEADLYKCPQCEQSFEGLLALTRHRGEHVCEKCLGCGQAFEDREGLLLHQKSLGDEMHGRLESREPPRADSDLVTQLSDPMDEPADTGFTTAQKIFSGDQPSNEKVVSSRHESVPLDEQPFSDPLRPTLHQRIHPKAQTLDGVTLESIPEEEAASSGGLGLQDSSALASQTPPEEEPGLGPLGDSSLKDSLVAAPLQKRASSADRPPPVSTEMAALIRRPSTKPYKCHDCEQSFADAGGLSCHQAGHTKGRLLKCPECGKGFPERLALIRHQMEHTVQKGRAVRQLPPPRNNRGKERDPGSPLEFGESFTEISAVLLQRENHVSERGTSLRPKDRGGEGKQSLGDPLQTAEPYFHLDLGKASGAGGVLGQRHGQQEKGRYFGHSEPGKISRNSSILLQHLQSHTAEQP; via the coding sequence ATGGAGCCCTtgaaggaggtggaggaggaggaggaggaagaggaagaagaagagggcaTTTTATGTATGGAGCCCGGACGCCGCGTCGGGGATGATGATTCGCCAGCCGCGGCCCCTCCGCAACGCGGGAAGGGGGAGCGCCCGTACCCCTGCGGCGAGTGCGGGAAAGCATTCAGCCAGTGGTCGAAGCTGGTGCGCCACCGGCGCATCCATACGGGCGAGCGCCCCAACACGTGTGCCGACTGCGGCAAGTCCTTCACCCAGAGCTCCCACCTGGTGCAGCACCGGCGGACACACACGGGTGAGAAGCCCTACGTCTGCGGAGACTGCGGCAAGGCCTTTTCCTGGAGCTCCAACCTGGCCCAGCACCAGCGGACCCACACTGGGGAGAAGCCCTACGTGTGCCGGGAGTGCGGCAAGGCCTTCTCTCAGAGCACCAACCTCATCAAACACCAGCGCagccacacgggggagaagccctatcgCTGCCCGGAGTGCCCGAAAAGCTTCTACCGCTCCTCTGACCTCATCCAACACCAGATCACGCACACGGGCGAACGCCCCTTCAAGTGCGACGAGTGTGGCAAGGGCTTCACCCAGAGTGCCAACCTGGTCAAGCACCGCAAGATCCACGCCGGGGAGAAGCCCTTCCGCTGCAACGACTGCGGCAAGACTTTCATCCAGAGCTCGGAGCTCATCCAACACCAGCGGACGCACTCGGGCGAGAAGCCTTACCAGTGCCAGGAGTGCGGCAAGCGCTTCGGCCACGGCGCCACCCTGGTCAAGCACCAGCGCCTGCACATGGGGGTGGAGCCATACCGCTGCGCTGACTGCGGCAAGACCTTTGGGCTCAGCTCGGCGCTGGAGCGGCACCGGCGCTGCCACAGCGAGAGCCGCCCCTACGCCTGCGGGGAGTGCGGGCAGAGCTTCTCGCTGGCCTCCAACCTCACGCTGCATTCGCGCATCCACCGGGGGGAGAAGCCCTACCGCTGCGCCGACTGCGGCAAGTGCTTTGGCATGAGCTCCACCCTCATCCGCCACCAGCgcatccacacgggcgagaagccctacgcCTGCCCTGACTGTGGCAAGGCCTTCGTCCGCAGCTCTCACCTCACGCAGCACCGGCGGACGCACACGGGCGAGCGGCCCTACCACTGCGAGGAGTGTGGGCGGCGCTTCTCCCAGAGCTCCAACCTCATCACCCACCAGCGCATCCACATGGAGGAGCGGCCCCACGTCTGCCACGGCTGTGGGCGGCGCTTTGCCCAGGAAGAGGAGCTGCAGTgccatcagcagcagcaggacggGAAATGCAGCAGCAAAGGAGGTGCCAGAGAGCCAGAGGGCCTGGAGGAAACCTGTGGGGAAAGCCATGCACCGGCATCGCACCCAGAGAGCGGCGCCACTTGCGCCATGTGCGGGCCAGAGTGCAAAGATGCAGCCGGACTCATGCAGCACCAGAAAGGCCACGTCCCCCTCGTCTGCAACATATGCGGGGAGAGCTTCCAAGATGGTGCCAAGTTAGCGCAGCACCAGGAAAGCCACACTTCTTACATCTGTACCGAATGTGGGAGGAGCTTTGGGGACTCCGGTGCCTTAGCCTGCCATCAGGAGAACCATGAATCTTGGATATGTGGCGTCTGCGGGCAGAACTGCAAGGACCGCTTGGCCCTGGTGCAGCACCAAGAAGCACACTCGCTGCACATCTGCGGGGCGTGCGGAGAGAGCTTTGTCGACAGCCAGGCACTCGAGGAGCACGAGGAGAGCGGGAGGTGCAAGGAGGACTCTGAGCTCCTGTTTGGCCCAGGATCCCCGAAGACGCCGGTGCGTGGGGATTCCAGGGAGAGCTTTGCTGTCGGGATGGCTCTCGTGCCGTGTAAGGAGGGGGAAGCGTCGTGGGGCTGTCTGGGGCGTGGGGAAGGCTGCAAGGATAGTTCGGCCTTGGAGTACCACCAGCAGAGCCACCGGCGGAGGCCTCACGCCTGCTCCAAGTGTGGACAGCCCTTTGCCGATGGCGCAGCCCTCTCCCGCCATCAAATGACCCACATGGAAGCGGATTTGTACAAATGTCCCCAGTGCGAGCAGAGCTTTGAGGGCCTTTTGGCCCTCACTCGGCACCGGGGGGAACACGTCTGCGAGAAGTGTCTGGGGTGTGGCCAGGCCTTTGAGGACCGTGAAGGCCTCTTGCTCCACCAGAAGAGCTTGGGGGACGAAATGCACGGACGTCTTGAATCCAGAGAACCTCCTCGGGCCGACTCAGATCTTGTAACTCAACTGAGCGATCCCATGGACGAGCCTGCTGACACAGGTTTTACCACAGCCCAGAAAATATTCTCTGGTGACCAGCCCTCCAACGAAAAAGTGGTGTCCAGCCGCCATGAGAGCGTCCCACTGGACGAACAGCCCTTTAGCGACCCCTTGAGGCCTACTTTGCACCAGAGAATCCACCCGAAAGCTCAGACTCTGGACGGTGTCACACTTGAGAGCATCCCTGAAGAAGAGGCGGCGTCTTCGGGTGGGCTGGGCCTCCAGGACAGCTCAGCTCTCGCCTCACAAACCCCACCCGAAGAAGAGCCTGGTCTGGGCCCCCTGGGTGACAGCTCCCTTAAAGACAGCTTAGTTGCTGCTCCGCTGCAGAAGAGAGCTTCTTCCGCCGACAGACCTCCTCCGGTCTCCACCGAAATGGCTGCCCTCATCCGCCGCCCGAGCACCAAGCCCTACAAGTGCCACGACTGCGAGCAGAGCTTTGCGGACGCCGGCGGCTTGTCGTGCCACCAGGCCGGCCACACGAAGGGGCGGCTGCTGAAGTGTCCCGAGTGCGGGAAGGGCTTCCCGGAGAGGCTGGCTCTGATCCGGCACCAGATGGAACACACGGTGCAGAAAGGCAGGGCCGTGCGGCAGCTGCCACCGCCGAGAAACAATCGCGGCAAGGAGAGGGACCCCGGGAGCCCCCTGGAATTCGGGGAGAGCTTCACTGAGATCTCGGCTGTCCTTTTGCAGAGGGAAAACCACGTCTCTGAAAGGGGCACATCGCTGCGGCCGAAGGATcgtggtggggaggggaagcagaGTTTAGGCGACCCTTTGCAGACCGCGGAGCCCTACTTCCACCTTGATTTGGGGAAAGCCTCGGGTGCCGGGGGAGTGCTGGGCCAGCGCCATGGGCAGCAGGAGAAGGGCAGATACTTTGGGCACTCTGAGCCTGGGAAGATCTCCCGCAACAGCTCGATATTGCTGCAGCACCTCCAGAGCCACACGGCAGAGCAGCCCTGA
- the LOC114583258 gene encoding uncharacterized protein LOC114583258 isoform X1 yields the protein MDGTKEASDLDGPGTLEDGETLRITQAGDAEKMEPLKEVEEEEEEEEEEEGILCMEPGRRVGDDDSPAAAPPQRGKGERPYPCGECGKAFSQWSKLVRHRRIHTGERPNTCADCGKSFTQSSHLVQHRRTHTGEKPYVCGDCGKAFSWSSNLAQHQRTHTGEKPYVCRECGKAFSQSTNLIKHQRSHTGEKPYRCPECPKSFYRSSDLIQHQITHTGERPFKCDECGKGFTQSANLVKHRKIHAGEKPFRCNDCGKTFIQSSELIQHQRTHSGEKPYQCQECGKRFGHGATLVKHQRLHMGVEPYRCADCGKTFGLSSALERHRRCHSESRPYACGECGQSFSLASNLTLHSRIHRGEKPYRCADCGKCFGMSSTLIRHQRIHTGEKPYACPDCGKAFVRSSHLTQHRRTHTGERPYHCEECGRRFSQSSNLITHQRIHMEERPHVCHGCGRRFAQEEELQCHQQQQDGKCSSKGGAREPEGLEETCGESHAPASHPESGATCAMCGPECKDAAGLMQHQKGHVPLVCNICGESFQDGAKLAQHQESHTSYICTECGRSFGDSGALACHQENHESWICGVCGQNCKDRLALVQHQEAHSLHICGACGESFVDSQALEEHEESGRCKEDSELLFGPGSPKTPVRGDSRESFAVGMALVPCKEGEASWGCLGRGEGCKDSSALEYHQQSHRRRPHACSKCGQPFADGAALSRHQMTHMEADLYKCPQCEQSFEGLLALTRHRGEHVCEKCLGCGQAFEDREGLLLHQKSLGDEMHGRLESREPPRADSDLVTQLSDPMDEPADTGFTTAQKIFSGDQPSNEKVVSSRHESVPLDEQPFSDPLRPTLHQRIHPKAQTLDGVTLESIPEEEAASSGGLGLQDSSALASQTPPEEEPGLGPLGDSSLKDSLVAAPLQKRASSADRPPPVSTEMAALIRRPSTKPYKCHDCEQSFADAGGLSCHQAGHTKGRLLKCPECGKGFPERLALIRHQMEHTVQKGRAVRQLPPPRNNRGKERDPGSPLEFGESFTEISAVLLQRENHVSERGTSLRPKDRGGEGKQSLGDPLQTAEPYFHLDLGKASGAGGVLGQRHGQQEKGRYFGHSEPGKISRNSSILLQHLQSHTAEQP from the exons ATGGATGGAACAAAGGAGGCAAGCGATCTTGACGGACCTGGAACTTTGGAGGACGGGGAGACCCTGAGAATCACCCAGGCAG GTGATGCTGAGAAGATGGAGCCCTtgaaggaggtggaggaggaggaggaggaagaggaagaagaagagggcaTTTTATGTATGGAGCCCGGACGCCGCGTCGGGGATGATGATTCGCCAGCCGCGGCCCCTCCGCAACGCGGGAAGGGGGAGCGCCCGTACCCCTGCGGCGAGTGCGGGAAAGCATTCAGCCAGTGGTCGAAGCTGGTGCGCCACCGGCGCATCCATACGGGCGAGCGCCCCAACACGTGTGCCGACTGCGGCAAGTCCTTCACCCAGAGCTCCCACCTGGTGCAGCACCGGCGGACACACACGGGTGAGAAGCCCTACGTCTGCGGAGACTGCGGCAAGGCCTTTTCCTGGAGCTCCAACCTGGCCCAGCACCAGCGGACCCACACTGGGGAGAAGCCCTACGTGTGCCGGGAGTGCGGCAAGGCCTTCTCTCAGAGCACCAACCTCATCAAACACCAGCGCagccacacgggggagaagccctatcgCTGCCCGGAGTGCCCGAAAAGCTTCTACCGCTCCTCTGACCTCATCCAACACCAGATCACGCACACGGGCGAACGCCCCTTCAAGTGCGACGAGTGTGGCAAGGGCTTCACCCAGAGTGCCAACCTGGTCAAGCACCGCAAGATCCACGCCGGGGAGAAGCCCTTCCGCTGCAACGACTGCGGCAAGACTTTCATCCAGAGCTCGGAGCTCATCCAACACCAGCGGACGCACTCGGGCGAGAAGCCTTACCAGTGCCAGGAGTGCGGCAAGCGCTTCGGCCACGGCGCCACCCTGGTCAAGCACCAGCGCCTGCACATGGGGGTGGAGCCATACCGCTGCGCTGACTGCGGCAAGACCTTTGGGCTCAGCTCGGCGCTGGAGCGGCACCGGCGCTGCCACAGCGAGAGCCGCCCCTACGCCTGCGGGGAGTGCGGGCAGAGCTTCTCGCTGGCCTCCAACCTCACGCTGCATTCGCGCATCCACCGGGGGGAGAAGCCCTACCGCTGCGCCGACTGCGGCAAGTGCTTTGGCATGAGCTCCACCCTCATCCGCCACCAGCgcatccacacgggcgagaagccctacgcCTGCCCTGACTGTGGCAAGGCCTTCGTCCGCAGCTCTCACCTCACGCAGCACCGGCGGACGCACACGGGCGAGCGGCCCTACCACTGCGAGGAGTGTGGGCGGCGCTTCTCCCAGAGCTCCAACCTCATCACCCACCAGCGCATCCACATGGAGGAGCGGCCCCACGTCTGCCACGGCTGTGGGCGGCGCTTTGCCCAGGAAGAGGAGCTGCAGTgccatcagcagcagcaggacggGAAATGCAGCAGCAAAGGAGGTGCCAGAGAGCCAGAGGGCCTGGAGGAAACCTGTGGGGAAAGCCATGCACCGGCATCGCACCCAGAGAGCGGCGCCACTTGCGCCATGTGCGGGCCAGAGTGCAAAGATGCAGCCGGACTCATGCAGCACCAGAAAGGCCACGTCCCCCTCGTCTGCAACATATGCGGGGAGAGCTTCCAAGATGGTGCCAAGTTAGCGCAGCACCAGGAAAGCCACACTTCTTACATCTGTACCGAATGTGGGAGGAGCTTTGGGGACTCCGGTGCCTTAGCCTGCCATCAGGAGAACCATGAATCTTGGATATGTGGCGTCTGCGGGCAGAACTGCAAGGACCGCTTGGCCCTGGTGCAGCACCAAGAAGCACACTCGCTGCACATCTGCGGGGCGTGCGGAGAGAGCTTTGTCGACAGCCAGGCACTCGAGGAGCACGAGGAGAGCGGGAGGTGCAAGGAGGACTCTGAGCTCCTGTTTGGCCCAGGATCCCCGAAGACGCCGGTGCGTGGGGATTCCAGGGAGAGCTTTGCTGTCGGGATGGCTCTCGTGCCGTGTAAGGAGGGGGAAGCGTCGTGGGGCTGTCTGGGGCGTGGGGAAGGCTGCAAGGATAGTTCGGCCTTGGAGTACCACCAGCAGAGCCACCGGCGGAGGCCTCACGCCTGCTCCAAGTGTGGACAGCCCTTTGCCGATGGCGCAGCCCTCTCCCGCCATCAAATGACCCACATGGAAGCGGATTTGTACAAATGTCCCCAGTGCGAGCAGAGCTTTGAGGGCCTTTTGGCCCTCACTCGGCACCGGGGGGAACACGTCTGCGAGAAGTGTCTGGGGTGTGGCCAGGCCTTTGAGGACCGTGAAGGCCTCTTGCTCCACCAGAAGAGCTTGGGGGACGAAATGCACGGACGTCTTGAATCCAGAGAACCTCCTCGGGCCGACTCAGATCTTGTAACTCAACTGAGCGATCCCATGGACGAGCCTGCTGACACAGGTTTTACCACAGCCCAGAAAATATTCTCTGGTGACCAGCCCTCCAACGAAAAAGTGGTGTCCAGCCGCCATGAGAGCGTCCCACTGGACGAACAGCCCTTTAGCGACCCCTTGAGGCCTACTTTGCACCAGAGAATCCACCCGAAAGCTCAGACTCTGGACGGTGTCACACTTGAGAGCATCCCTGAAGAAGAGGCGGCGTCTTCGGGTGGGCTGGGCCTCCAGGACAGCTCAGCTCTCGCCTCACAAACCCCACCCGAAGAAGAGCCTGGTCTGGGCCCCCTGGGTGACAGCTCCCTTAAAGACAGCTTAGTTGCTGCTCCGCTGCAGAAGAGAGCTTCTTCCGCCGACAGACCTCCTCCGGTCTCCACCGAAATGGCTGCCCTCATCCGCCGCCCGAGCACCAAGCCCTACAAGTGCCACGACTGCGAGCAGAGCTTTGCGGACGCCGGCGGCTTGTCGTGCCACCAGGCCGGCCACACGAAGGGGCGGCTGCTGAAGTGTCCCGAGTGCGGGAAGGGCTTCCCGGAGAGGCTGGCTCTGATCCGGCACCAGATGGAACACACGGTGCAGAAAGGCAGGGCCGTGCGGCAGCTGCCACCGCCGAGAAACAATCGCGGCAAGGAGAGGGACCCCGGGAGCCCCCTGGAATTCGGGGAGAGCTTCACTGAGATCTCGGCTGTCCTTTTGCAGAGGGAAAACCACGTCTCTGAAAGGGGCACATCGCTGCGGCCGAAGGATcgtggtggggaggggaagcagaGTTTAGGCGACCCTTTGCAGACCGCGGAGCCCTACTTCCACCTTGATTTGGGGAAAGCCTCGGGTGCCGGGGGAGTGCTGGGCCAGCGCCATGGGCAGCAGGAGAAGGGCAGATACTTTGGGCACTCTGAGCCTGGGAAGATCTCCCGCAACAGCTCGATATTGCTGCAGCACCTCCAGAGCCACACGGCAGAGCAGCCCTGA